In Paenibacillus ihbetae, the following are encoded in one genomic region:
- a CDS encoding VWA domain-containing protein, which produces MEQLSEFPFSGIVGQEIAKRALLLYAVNPAIGGVLINGSRGSGKSQLLHAASLLIPDRLKISIPVNITADRLLGSFDMTAAIDRGRLVRSPGLLETADGQLLLADHMNLVPEALIREIVYTCSSGWVHLQREGMSKIRRSRFMLLAAMDSGDGVPSPSLLDHFGFCVTLAELADPKDRAEIIRRRLLFEQDPDAFRNRCQRQEDALRLQIQAAGQLIPYMEVTAEMIQLASSIAVEAGIASARAELSLVEGAKAAAAWDGRTKVTKEDIRKIAEYVLPHRMREAVEKTHASCGPPLEPDAGVQTNPLADRTNFSHAPAQHCDHGDERTNPNETGGAFNQGRTEMPGEEEPNDSQSVFNDRMDEQVLFPDETYRIEPLKWNMKRKLEYEGSGKRYESRTLQKRGRSVGAVYPNRKQRTDVAFDATIRAAAPYQLIRTKKDGVAFAIELDDLRLKKRENRVGSTLLFVVDASGSMLARKRMAAVKGGILSLLRDSYVKRDRIGMIAFRREEAELVLPVTRSIDTASKHLRDIPTGGRTPLAAGIHLAYKVLQAEKRRNHDTIPTLIFVTDGRANQSPSGLSAHSDIWNECLEAASRIRLAGISSLVIDTEQGFVKFGRSKELAEALGAEYRVLEHLNEAGFADAVRINIGWVR; this is translated from the coding sequence ATGGAGCAGCTGTCAGAATTTCCATTCAGCGGCATCGTTGGACAAGAGATAGCGAAACGGGCGCTACTGCTATATGCTGTGAATCCTGCAATTGGCGGTGTTCTTATTAATGGTTCTAGAGGATCAGGTAAAAGTCAGCTGCTGCATGCAGCTTCTTTACTGATCCCTGACCGTCTGAAAATATCCATACCTGTCAACATCACAGCGGATCGGCTTCTCGGCTCATTCGATATGACCGCGGCCATCGACCGCGGCAGGCTCGTGCGTTCCCCGGGATTGCTGGAAACTGCCGATGGTCAACTGCTGCTGGCCGATCATATGAATCTCGTACCCGAAGCGCTCATCAGAGAGATTGTCTATACATGCTCAAGCGGCTGGGTTCATCTGCAGCGGGAGGGGATGTCAAAAATTCGCAGAAGCCGATTTATGCTGCTTGCGGCGATGGATTCGGGTGATGGCGTTCCTTCGCCTTCACTGCTGGATCATTTTGGATTCTGTGTAACATTGGCGGAATTGGCAGATCCCAAGGATCGAGCCGAGATTATACGCCGAAGATTACTTTTCGAGCAGGACCCCGATGCTTTCCGTAACCGGTGTCAGCGCCAGGAGGATGCACTCCGGTTGCAAATCCAGGCGGCCGGTCAATTGATTCCTTACATGGAGGTAACCGCTGAAATGATTCAGCTGGCATCCTCAATCGCAGTTGAAGCGGGGATCGCAAGCGCCCGTGCCGAGCTCTCTCTTGTTGAAGGGGCTAAAGCGGCAGCCGCCTGGGATGGGCGTACCAAAGTAACCAAGGAGGATATCCGAAAGATCGCCGAGTATGTTTTACCTCATCGAATGCGGGAAGCAGTCGAGAAAACCCACGCCTCCTGCGGTCCTCCGCTTGAACCGGATGCAGGCGTGCAGACGAATCCGTTAGCCGATCGAACGAATTTTTCCCACGCCCCTGCACAGCATTGCGATCATGGGGATGAGAGGACAAATCCGAATGAAACGGGAGGCGCCTTCAATCAAGGCAGGACAGAAATGCCGGGTGAGGAGGAGCCTAACGACTCTCAGAGCGTATTCAATGATCGAATGGATGAACAGGTGCTGTTTCCTGACGAGACGTATCGAATCGAGCCTTTGAAGTGGAACATGAAGCGAAAGCTAGAATATGAGGGCTCGGGAAAACGGTATGAGTCGCGTACGCTCCAGAAGAGAGGCAGATCGGTAGGGGCTGTATACCCGAACAGGAAGCAGCGAACCGATGTGGCTTTTGATGCTACGATCCGCGCAGCGGCTCCCTATCAATTGATCCGTACGAAAAAGGACGGTGTCGCGTTTGCCATTGAACTCGATGATTTGCGTCTGAAGAAAAGAGAGAATCGCGTTGGGTCTACGCTACTGTTTGTGGTTGATGCCAGCGGTTCGATGCTGGCCCGAAAGCGCATGGCGGCGGTCAAAGGAGGCATCCTTTCTCTGCTCCGGGATTCTTATGTTAAGCGGGACCGAATTGGCATGATCGCGTTCAGAAGGGAAGAGGCTGAGTTGGTGCTTCCGGTTACACGCAGCATTGATACAGCGTCCAAGCATCTCCGCGATATCCCGACCGGAGGAAGGACGCCTCTGGCAGCCGGAATTCACCTGGCTTATAAGGTGCTTCAAGCGGAGAAAAGAAGAAATCACGATACGATACCGACGTTGATATTCGTTACGGATGGTCGAGCAAACCAAAGTCCCTCAGGCTTATCGGCCCATTCGGATATTTGGAATGAATGCCTGGAGGCCGCAAGCCGGATCCGGCTTGCAGGAATCTCTAGTCTAGTCATAGATACGGAGCAGGGCTTTGTCAAATTCGGACGTTCCAAAGAATTGGCTGAAGCGTTGGGAGCCGAGTATAGAGTGCTCGAGCACTTGAACGAAGCTGGATTTGCTGACGCGGTTCGAATCAATATTGGGTGGGTTAGATAG
- a CDS encoding cobaltochelatase subunit CobN, with translation MKITVLTTSHAAMKDLAFIYKKKWDASLRRRISLSVFNIEGTLSEEQWSWVETAVKQADFIIHDPHGSPARTISRIHDLCIGLEAEQVIVGGEGERLKDIYRLGSLRYHDLAGAGHRGHPSATSRGHSSTSSISTEQQDNLRHHRTLVAYWRNAGIPNLHHMLGYIATCFGKETDWPPVEPPFALKSLSIYDPSDSQSFESVEAYWASMPAREDYPTVAILFMGHSYPLHTGDIVSSLMQSIRAFANVLPVVFTSLTEIEPNRLRALLMHGGVHGGKVELIVNFVPFRLGAGPAGGKSDEILALLKEVDAPMFHPFFLTRRERQEWESSRQGLTPSEFLVQMMLPELDGSIETHPVAALSSLGYDEDMRFDAKELRMIEDRAQRVVGRVKRYLNLQSKKPSEKRVAIIGYNYPPGEGHLFQASFLDTFESISRILTAMKEHGYDTETYSGFELKERFIQEGILNSAVWTNDHWPDHLPTYKNTSYEQSNQVLNKRKKELVQQWGEAPGDIMTTEDGDFKIPGLRFGNLFIGIQPSRGIHEHPEAAYHDKGLLPHHQYLAFYQYLRDEFKADAILHVGTHGTLEFLEGKESGMSGDCLPDALIQDIPHFYAYYVGNPSEAMIAKRRSHATLIGYQSPPFTASGLYGEYAGLEASLHQYREAEQLNPARLPDLWEMLQDQAAALFLEASSLESLESELYRIRRSMIPDGLHILGEGYTHEQAAKHMSMILGHERGTHGSLQRLYARSLGWDYDELLEVQDIGRLQTLDEYVENAVSTFVQTREVPEPPQGSADQQSHWQDIWELGLNAYQSTKADLELKNLLRALEGKYLPVSLAGDCIRNPEVLPSGNNLVQFDPRSIPSRAAVASGWRIAENTLNLYDAAHKSYPETTALVMWGLETSRTQGETLGQILAYIGVRVKDQDHHKHVEYEIIPLSELKRPRLNVLVHICGYFRDMFPEQLSTLHRLFKEISELDEPFNQNWFKKHSERLYQQLRSAGAEHEEAWDLACARIYGPAEGEYGTSVTKLIETKQWEEEDQLGAAFMNSLKHVYSSDYRGKDMYDLYTANLAAVDIVSQIRSNHEHEITDLDHYYEFFGGLAKSVEIARGGKAEIYISDTTREHILTEEARKSVHRGVRTRLLNPKWIEGLLKHDYHGAQKVADRLENLLGLAATTNQVDSWIFSAVHQEYVVNEQRSKQMRDNNRWAYLGMLETLLESHQRDYWDATENELGLLRERFLELEGELEGRHD, from the coding sequence ATGAAGATCACCGTCTTAACGACATCCCATGCGGCCATGAAGGATTTAGCGTTCATATATAAGAAGAAGTGGGATGCATCCTTGCGCAGACGCATTTCATTATCTGTATTTAATATAGAAGGAACCTTGTCAGAGGAACAGTGGAGCTGGGTCGAGACAGCCGTAAAGCAAGCTGATTTTATCATCCACGATCCGCACGGCAGCCCTGCCCGGACCATTTCCCGTATTCATGATCTTTGTATTGGACTTGAAGCGGAGCAAGTGATAGTTGGAGGCGAGGGGGAGAGGCTTAAGGATATATACAGGCTGGGTTCCTTGCGCTATCACGATCTTGCCGGCGCCGGCCATCGTGGTCATCCGTCCGCAACCTCAAGAGGACATTCGTCCACATCCTCAATATCAACCGAACAGCAAGATAACCTTAGGCATCACCGGACCTTGGTCGCTTATTGGAGAAATGCGGGGATTCCTAATTTGCACCATATGCTTGGCTACATTGCCACCTGCTTCGGAAAAGAAACGGATTGGCCGCCGGTCGAGCCACCCTTTGCCCTGAAGTCGCTGAGCATCTATGATCCCTCCGACTCGCAGTCATTTGAATCCGTGGAGGCCTATTGGGCGTCCATGCCGGCCCGAGAGGATTATCCAACAGTTGCCATACTCTTTATGGGTCACAGCTACCCTCTCCACACTGGAGATATCGTCAGCAGCTTGATGCAGAGCATTCGAGCGTTTGCAAATGTTCTACCTGTCGTATTCACTTCCTTGACGGAGATTGAACCGAATCGGCTGCGGGCCTTGCTGATGCATGGGGGCGTTCATGGAGGCAAGGTGGAATTGATCGTAAACTTTGTTCCGTTCCGCCTAGGTGCCGGACCTGCCGGAGGCAAGAGCGATGAAATCCTGGCTTTGCTAAAAGAAGTGGACGCGCCGATGTTCCATCCGTTCTTCCTGACGCGCCGGGAACGGCAGGAGTGGGAAAGCTCCAGACAAGGCTTGACGCCTTCCGAATTTCTGGTTCAAATGATGCTGCCCGAGCTCGACGGGAGCATCGAGACGCATCCGGTTGCCGCATTATCCAGCCTTGGTTATGACGAGGACATGCGGTTTGATGCCAAAGAACTCCGCATGATCGAAGATCGAGCGCAGCGGGTGGTCGGCCGGGTAAAGCGATACCTGAATCTGCAATCCAAGAAGCCATCCGAGAAGCGAGTCGCCATTATCGGCTATAACTACCCTCCAGGGGAAGGACATCTGTTCCAGGCCTCCTTTCTGGATACCTTCGAATCAATATCCCGCATCCTCACGGCGATGAAGGAGCATGGTTATGACACTGAGACGTACTCTGGATTCGAATTGAAAGAGCGTTTCATACAGGAGGGAATCCTAAATTCCGCAGTGTGGACCAACGACCATTGGCCCGATCATCTTCCGACTTATAAAAATACATCGTATGAGCAGAGTAATCAGGTCTTGAACAAGCGGAAGAAGGAGCTTGTTCAGCAATGGGGCGAAGCGCCAGGCGACATCATGACGACCGAGGACGGCGATTTCAAAATTCCAGGCCTTCGGTTCGGCAACTTGTTCATCGGTATCCAGCCTAGCAGGGGCATACATGAGCATCCGGAGGCTGCTTACCATGATAAAGGTCTCCTTCCGCACCATCAGTATTTGGCATTCTACCAATACCTTAGAGACGAGTTCAAGGCTGATGCGATCTTGCATGTGGGAACCCATGGTACGCTTGAATTTTTGGAAGGCAAAGAAAGCGGCATGTCGGGGGATTGTTTACCTGATGCACTGATTCAGGATATTCCGCATTTTTACGCGTACTATGTCGGCAACCCCTCCGAAGCCATGATTGCGAAGCGAAGATCCCATGCTACCTTGATTGGCTACCAATCCCCTCCATTCACGGCATCCGGGTTGTATGGAGAATACGCCGGCCTTGAAGCATCGCTGCATCAGTATCGGGAAGCGGAACAGCTGAATCCTGCACGACTTCCTGATCTGTGGGAGATGTTGCAGGATCAGGCAGCTGCGCTTTTTCTTGAAGCTTCAAGCCTGGAATCGCTGGAATCCGAGCTGTACCGAATCCGAAGATCGATGATTCCTGATGGCCTGCATATCTTGGGAGAGGGGTATACGCATGAGCAGGCGGCGAAGCATATGAGCATGATTCTTGGCCATGAACGGGGGACGCATGGATCGCTGCAGAGATTATATGCACGTTCGTTGGGCTGGGATTATGATGAGCTGCTGGAAGTCCAGGATATCGGCAGGCTGCAAACGCTGGATGAGTACGTGGAGAATGCTGTGTCAACCTTTGTTCAAACCCGGGAAGTTCCTGAACCTCCGCAAGGATCAGCCGATCAGCAATCACATTGGCAGGATATTTGGGAGCTTGGCCTAAACGCTTATCAGTCTACGAAGGCGGATTTGGAGCTTAAAAATTTGCTTCGGGCGCTGGAGGGTAAATATTTGCCAGTCAGCCTAGCAGGCGACTGCATTCGGAATCCGGAGGTGCTGCCGTCCGGAAACAATCTGGTACAGTTCGACCCAAGATCCATACCTAGCCGTGCAGCCGTTGCGAGTGGTTGGAGGATTGCGGAGAACACCTTGAATTTGTATGATGCAGCGCACAAGTCATATCCGGAAACAACCGCGCTTGTTATGTGGGGATTGGAAACGTCCCGGACACAGGGGGAGACGCTGGGGCAGATTCTGGCTTATATTGGCGTTAGAGTTAAGGACCAGGATCACCATAAGCATGTGGAATATGAAATTATTCCGCTATCAGAGCTGAAGAGGCCGCGACTGAATGTCCTGGTCCATATCTGTGGATATTTCCGCGACATGTTTCCGGAACAGCTATCAACGCTTCACCGTCTCTTTAAAGAAATTTCTGAGCTGGATGAGCCGTTTAATCAAAATTGGTTCAAAAAGCATTCGGAGAGGTTGTATCAACAGTTACGCAGCGCCGGAGCAGAGCATGAAGAGGCTTGGGACTTGGCATGCGCCCGTATATACGGGCCTGCCGAAGGGGAGTATGGAACCTCGGTCACAAAGCTGATCGAGACCAAGCAGTGGGAAGAAGAAGACCAATTGGGCGCAGCCTTCATGAACAGCCTGAAGCATGTGTACAGCTCCGATTACAGGGGCAAGGATATGTACGATTTGTATACGGCGAACCTGGCTGCCGTTGATATCGTTTCACAGATTCGGAGCAACCATGAACATGAAATTACCGATCTGGATCATTATTATGAGTTTTTTGGGGGGCTGGCTAAATCGGTAGAGATTGCTAGAGGCGGCAAGGCGGAAATATATATTAGCGATACCACGCGGGAGCATATTTTAACCGAAGAAGCAAGAAAGTCCGTCCATCGTGGAGTACGTACCCGTCTGCTCAATCCCAAATGGATAGAGGGTTTGTTAAAGCATGATTACCATGGAGCCCAGAAAGTAGCAGACCGATTAGAGAACTTGTTGGGGCTTGCGGCGACAACCAACCAAGTAGACTCCTGGATATTCTCAGCGGTTCATCAGGAATATGTGGTCAACGAACAACGCAGCAAGCAAATGCGTGACAATAATCGTTGGGCTTACCTTGGTATGCTGGAAACGCTCCTTGAGAGTCATCAACGGGATTATTGGGACGCCACAGAAAATGAGTTGGGGCTGCTGAGGGAACGTTTTTTGGAGCTTGAAGGGGAGCTTGAAGGTCGTCATGATTAA